The segment gggGATATTTTATACTCAACAATTCTCATTTTCATGACTAAACTCCCATACATGTATGAATGTGAAAGGCGAAGAGACAAACAAGGCTTTAGAACTTCATGAACTTGTATTTACCCATgattaattattataaaaatctgGTTTATATTTCAACAACAAAATCCatcaaaacaaaagaaagaatcaTCAAGCATCAAAGAATTTAAGAGGCACTCAGTTTATGGCAAGAGATCACTGAAGCCATCACATATGATAATAGCTAAGGGCAGAATAGTAGGCCTGTATGAAGCCGAGAAAGAGGAGGAGAGCAGCGGCCACCACCGACATGGCCAACCATGGACTGCCGCAATAATTGAGCTTTAAATCAGCAAACATCCTCTTCCACTTGTTCCATTTGCTGTTGTAATATTTATTAGCGTCAAAAAGTACGTCATCCAAATATGTCGACTTACGAACTTCGGCCATTAGACTCAATCTACTGAAGAAATAGGCCGGATCCCTGGGTAGCCTGATCAGCAGAATCCTACTGCTTTCAAGCAGATTCACATCATTTTCTGTGTTTATGAGGCAGTCCATGAATGCATAGGATGTGACGCAAGGTTCGATTTCTGGGCAACATTGCTCAAAGGCGATGGGATTACTGAGGAATGTATTGATGTCATCATTGATTTTCAAGCACGGGATCTTCATCACCCCGTTGTGGAATTTTATATCTAGGAAGCTGTGCCCGGCATTCATCTTGAACTCCACAGCAGATCGATTCTGGAGCTCTGTCGCTCTAGGCACCTACATTGGAATTTCACTGATGTCTCTGACCTTGTTTGGATCCTGCTGTGCTTCTGGATGCTCAGCAGGATACAGAGACAAGCGAAACAGGTCCAACAAATGAAAGACTTCCTCGTGGATAGAGAGATGCCGATTCCCCAACAAAAAGCGACGACGAAAGGTAGCGGTGGCAAAAGTAACGAAAGTGTCAATGGAAGTCCCAGCGACGTCAGCGTGTTCATTGATCCCATGGTATAGTTGCAATAAGACGAAGAAAGGAATCTGGTTCTCGAGCATCAGCAAGTCGAGCATGATTTGTTCTAACGGCCATTCCTCGTCGGTGAACGGGTAAGCAAGCAAATAGAaagcataaaaaatgaagaagctATCGAGCGGTAACATCTCCAAAAAGCTTTGGCTGTCCATGGACACGTCTTCTGAGTAGTACCTGCGAGCCTctttgttatagcccaaaaaaaaaaaaaacccagcccaaacaaagcccagcccagcaaacctagtccaaaaaaaaaaaaaaaaaaaaaaacaggggaatcAAAAActggggaagaagactcccgataggagtcttcttctccggcgagaccgggcaaaatcaggactcctaggaaccctcggagtcctagagttccctataagaagaccccctccccttgagaccgaacatcggcctcctccctctctctttctctccgattttctcgaattagagccgcggacaccgctttgtcttcgccgtgactgctctccgacgaagtcaccggaggtcaaggtaagccttcctccttttcctcccttccttcctcttcctcccatgccttgtgcgcggctgccggcgacgagcgtcgccgattttcgatcggaaaaaagactctgtttttggacctctttttccttgaattttccggcgccggcgatcgtaatcgaccgccggccacgctccttcgtgaccgggggagtggcccccgtctgccgccggcctccgccgcggtggccgtggcctgaacggcccgccaaaaggaggggacaccgtcccctgttccggtgcgggaagagccaagaagaagaagaagaagaaaaaaagaaaagaaaagaaaaagaaaagaaaagaagaaaaagaagaaaagaaaagaaaagaaaaagaagaaaaagaagaaaaaaaaagagaaaaagaaaagaaaagaaaagaaaagaaaataataataataataataaaaataaaatatatatatatatttatatatatatatatgaacaaataaataaataaataaataaataaataaataataaaataaaataaaataaaagaaaatgatgagagagagagagtttctctctcttctttcagtctgaaccctgacttctctctctggaattggactttctctctcta is part of the Elaeis guineensis isolate ETL-2024a chromosome 15, EG11, whole genome shotgun sequence genome and harbors:
- the LOC140854113 gene encoding UPF0481 protein At3g47200-like, with protein sequence MKIPCLKINDDINTFLSNPIAFEQCCPEIEPCVTSYAFMDCLINTENDVNLLESSRILLIRLPRDPAYFFSRLSLMAEVRKSTYLDDVLFDANKYYNSKWNKWKRMFADLKLNYCGSPWLAMSVVAAALLLFLGFIQAYYSALSYYHM
- the LOC140854114 gene encoding uncharacterized protein, coding for MDESQITSPDKNDAWIIKIEKKKYAAKTFGVEQMWKSHKIFKVPERIQRESPEHYQPKVVAISPYHGQFQAVVQGRKQVGNREARRYYSEDVSMDSQSFLEMLPLDSFFIFYAFYLLAYPFTDEEWPLEQIMLDLLMLENQIPFFVLLQLYHGINEHADVAGTSIDTFVTFATATFRRRFLLGNRHLSIHEEVFHLLDLFRLSLYPAEHPEAQQDPNKVRDISEIPM